A window of the Xenopus laevis strain J_2021 chromosome 9_10L, Xenopus_laevis_v10.1, whole genome shotgun sequence genome harbors these coding sequences:
- the phkg2.L gene encoding phosphorylase kinase, gamma 2 (testis) L homeolog (The RefSeq protein has 1 substitution compared to this genomic sequence), giving the protein MTRDAEARDELPDWAGAKEFYQKYDPKEIIGRGVSSTVRRCIHRETGRQFAVKIIEVTPERLSPEQLKEVRLSTAKEMEILHHVSNHPSIISLIDSYESSTFIFLVFDLMKRGELFDYLTEKVTLSEKETRCIMRSLLEAVYYLHTNNIVHRDLKPENILMDDCLNIKLSDFGFSCILKPNEKLRELCGTPGYLAPEILKCSMDETHPGYGKEVDLWACGVIVFTLLAGSPPFWHRRQMLMLRMIMDGRFQFGSPEWDDRSSTAKDLISRLLEVCPEKRLTAEQALQHSFFQSHQRDQDTPVKRSQRFRIAAWAALACVRILVRWRRARPITSQLLMRDPYGIKGVRRLIDACAFRIYGHWVKKGERQNRAALFQNQPKALLLAMGDDDERDLEM; this is encoded by the exons GGGGGTTTCAAGCACGGTACGACGGTGTATTCATCGAGAGACGGGCCGGCAGTTTGCCGTGAAGATTATTGAAGTGACTCCGGAGAGACTGAGTCCTGAGCAGCTGAAGGAGGTGCGACTCTCTACTGCCAAGGAGATGGAGATTCTGCACCATGTCTCTAACCACCCTTCTATCA TTTCACTGATAGACTCCTATGAATCCTCCACGTTTATATTCCTGGTGTTTGACTT gatGAAGAGAGGGGAACTGTTTGATTACCTGACGGAGAAAGTCACACTCAGTGAGAAAGAGACCAG GTGTATTATGAGGTCTCTCTTGGAAGCAGTTTATTACCTGCATACGAACAACATCGTGCACAGGGATCTCAAGCCCGAGAACATTCTCATGGATGACTGTCTCAACATCAAGCTCTCGGATTTTGGCTTTAGCTGCATCCTAAAGCCTAATGAGAAGCTACGAG AGCTTTGTGGGACACCTGGGTATTTGGCTCCAGAGATATTGAAATGCTCAATGGATGAGACCCACCCAGGATACGGCAAAGAAGTTGATCT CTGGGCGTGTGGAGTGATTGTGTTCACACTGTTGGCCGGATCACCCCCTTTCTGGCACAGGAGACAGATGCTGATGCTCCGTATGATTATGGATGGTCGATTTCAGTTTGGTTCTCCGGAATGGGACGACCGATCTTCCACTGCTAAAGATCTG ATCTCTCGTTTATTGGAGGTCTGTCCCGAGAAGCGTCTCACGGCAGAGCAGGCTCTCCAGCATCCTTTCTTCCAGAGCCACCAGAGAGACCAGGATACTCCTGTCAAACGATCTCAACGCTTCCGG ATTGCAGCCTGGGCTGCACTGGCGTGTGTCCGTATCCTGGTACGATGGAGGCGAGCCCGGCCTATCACAAGTCAGCTTCTGATGAGGGACCCATACGGAATTAAAGGCGTCCGTAGACTGATTGATGCGTGTGCTTTCCGCATTTATGGGCACTGGGTGAAAAAGGGAGAGAGACAGAACCGGGCAGCGTTATTTCAGAACCAGCCCAAAGCCCTGTTACTTGCTATGGGGGATGATGATGAGCGGGACTTGGAGATGTGA